A genomic segment from Saccharicrinis carchari encodes:
- a CDS encoding thymidine kinase, with protein sequence MFLENKINTKGKLGWIEVIAGSMFSGKTEELLRRLRRAKIAHQKVEIFKPHIDVRYSHNQVVSHDENSVLSTPVESSGNILLLCSNVDVVGVDEAQFFDNGLADVCSQLANQGIRVIVAGLDMDFKGKPFGPVPALMACAEYVTKVHAVCMQCGDLAHFSHRLSTDEKLVMLGEKAAYEPLCRACYCKATHKNL encoded by the coding sequence ATGTTTTTAGAAAATAAAATAAATACCAAAGGAAAACTGGGGTGGATAGAAGTAATTGCCGGCTCTATGTTCTCGGGAAAAACGGAGGAGTTATTGCGCCGATTGCGCCGTGCTAAGATTGCCCATCAAAAAGTAGAGATTTTTAAACCACATATCGACGTAAGGTATAGCCACAACCAAGTAGTTTCGCACGACGAGAATTCCGTTCTGTCCACACCGGTGGAATCTTCGGGTAATATTTTATTGCTCTGCTCTAACGTGGATGTGGTAGGCGTGGATGAAGCCCAATTCTTTGATAATGGCTTAGCTGATGTATGCTCTCAATTAGCCAATCAGGGCATACGTGTTATCGTGGCCGGATTGGATATGGACTTTAAAGGAAAGCCCTTTGGCCCGGTTCCTGCCCTTATGGCTTGTGCCGAATATGTAACAAAGGTACATGCAGTTTGCATGCAATGCGGCGATTTAGCCCATTTCTCGCACCGCTTGTCGACCGATGAAAAACTGGTAATGCTGGGTGAAAAGGCAGCATACGAACCCCTGTGCCGCGCATGTTATTGCAAAGCTACCCATAAAAACCTATAG
- the rsmI gene encoding 16S rRNA (cytidine(1402)-2'-O)-methyltransferase, with protein MSKLYIVPTPIGNLEDITLRALNVLKEADFILAEDTRKTGFLLKHFQIEAKMFSHHKFNEHKTTETIVQRILAGETGALVSDAGTPAISDPGYLLVKYAIEQGVHVECLPGATAFVPALVNSGLPNDRFCFEGFLPPKKGRQKKLRALAEETRTMIFYESPFRLVKTLEQLAEMFGAERKASVSRELTKMYEENKRGSLGELAAYFGKKTVKGEIVIVVEGKVDKAVGKKENKYAKTSVSESMSYDINTIERKSN; from the coding sequence ATGAGTAAATTATACATTGTACCTACTCCCATCGGCAATTTAGAAGACATTACGCTTCGAGCCCTGAATGTATTAAAGGAGGCAGACTTTATATTGGCTGAAGATACACGAAAAACGGGGTTTTTGCTCAAGCATTTTCAAATAGAAGCCAAAATGTTTTCGCATCATAAATTTAACGAGCATAAAACTACCGAAACCATTGTGCAGCGTATTTTGGCAGGGGAAACAGGGGCATTGGTTTCGGATGCAGGCACCCCGGCTATTTCGGATCCGGGTTATTTATTGGTAAAATATGCCATAGAACAAGGCGTGCATGTAGAGTGTTTGCCGGGCGCCACGGCTTTTGTGCCCGCCTTGGTTAACTCCGGACTGCCCAACGACAGGTTTTGTTTTGAGGGTTTTTTACCCCCCAAAAAAGGTCGTCAGAAAAAACTGCGGGCTTTAGCGGAGGAAACCCGCACCATGATATTTTACGAATCGCCCTTTAGGCTCGTAAAAACCCTGGAGCAACTAGCCGAAATGTTTGGTGCCGAACGAAAGGCATCCGTAAGCCGTGAACTTACCAAGATGTACGAGGAAAACAAGAGAGGGAGCCTTGGCGAACTTGCGGCCTACTTTGGCAAAAAAACGGTGAAAGGCGAAATTGTGATTGTAGTTGAGGGTAAGGTAGATAAAGCCGTGGGTAAAAAAGAAAATAAATATGCTAAAACAAGCGTTAGTGAAAGTATGTCCTACGATATAAACACTATTGAACGCAAATCAAATTAA
- a CDS encoding Cbp1 family collagen-binding glycoprotein adhesin, with product MKKNLILPILVIVLAACNTAKNKDLTQQNDSLVSVAIEQQKITNDLVTTLIAIDENLQEIKEKEKLIGVSMGSPEGTSPDIQKRINKDIQDIYNLMLANKETIAELEQKLKSSGSNNKGLNSLVSRLNRQLKEKSVEIIELNEKLANQNIQISSLNFTVEGMSQVIDSIRTVNKDARALLDSTTTELYTAYYSFGTKKELKEHNIISSEGVPLFGKTKILTDNFNEDYFTKIDIREVDAIPLFRPKVKMLTPHPQSSYEIVSGEEDTKTINILDKDAFWSISKFMVVQVN from the coding sequence ATGAAAAAAAACCTCATTTTACCAATATTGGTAATAGTTTTGGCCGCTTGCAACACCGCTAAAAATAAGGATCTGACACAACAAAACGACTCCTTGGTATCGGTTGCTATTGAACAGCAAAAAATAACCAACGACTTGGTAACTACCCTAATTGCCATAGATGAGAACCTGCAGGAAATAAAAGAAAAGGAAAAGCTGATTGGGGTGAGTATGGGAAGCCCGGAGGGGACCAGTCCTGATATTCAGAAAAGAATCAATAAAGATATTCAGGATATCTATAATCTGATGCTGGCCAACAAAGAAACAATTGCCGAGCTGGAGCAGAAACTCAAATCATCGGGTTCAAACAACAAAGGGCTCAATAGCCTGGTTTCGCGCTTAAACCGCCAGCTAAAGGAAAAAAGCGTCGAAATTATTGAGCTTAACGAAAAACTGGCCAATCAGAATATTCAAATATCTTCGCTTAATTTTACTGTTGAAGGTATGAGTCAGGTAATTGATTCTATCCGTACGGTTAATAAAGATGCACGCGCTCTGTTGGATTCTACTACCACTGAACTATATACCGCCTACTATTCCTTCGGCACTAAAAAGGAACTTAAGGAACACAATATTATTTCGAGCGAAGGTGTTCCGCTTTTTGGAAAGACAAAAATACTCACCGATAATTTTAACGAAGATTATTTTACAAAAATAGATATCCGCGAAGTAGATGCCATTCCATTGTTCCGCCCCAAAGTTAAAATGCTTACCCCACACCCTCAGAGCTCTTACGAAATTGTTTCGGGCGAAGAAGATACCAAAACAATAAATATCCTGGATAAAGACGCATTTTGGAGTATCTCTAAATTTATGGTGGTACAAGTGAACTGA
- a CDS encoding YjjG family noncanonical pyrimidine nucleotidase has protein sequence MQKYKHLFFDLDHTLWDFETNSLHTLLQLFDKYRLSSSFISFDDFYERYQKHNQMLWIHYREGKMTKAQLNFDRFHTPFNQVGISDETIAQNFARDYIAISPTKTALMPHAIEVLEQLKQSYTLHVITNGFKEVQYLKLKNSKLRPYFSKIFISETIGASKPKTAFFEYAVKSANARKKESLVVGDNLETDIDGAINFGLDYIYFNPNKIEHKRQLMNEISDLKEITTCLK, from the coding sequence ATGCAAAAATACAAACACCTCTTCTTCGATCTGGATCATACCCTGTGGGATTTTGAAACCAATTCTTTACACACGCTGTTACAGCTTTTTGATAAGTACCGCTTAAGTAGTTCCTTTATTAGTTTCGATGACTTTTACGAGCGTTACCAAAAACACAACCAGATGTTGTGGATACATTACCGCGAGGGCAAGATGACCAAAGCACAGCTAAACTTCGACCGTTTTCATACGCCTTTTAACCAGGTGGGTATTAGCGACGAAACCATCGCACAGAATTTTGCCCGGGATTATATCGCCATTAGTCCCACCAAAACGGCTTTGATGCCCCATGCTATCGAAGTGTTGGAGCAGCTTAAACAAAGCTACACGCTACATGTTATTACCAATGGGTTTAAGGAAGTGCAGTATTTAAAACTTAAAAACAGTAAGTTGCGCCCTTATTTCTCTAAAATATTTATATCGGAAACCATTGGGGCTTCAAAGCCCAAGACGGCGTTTTTTGAGTATGCCGTTAAAAGTGCGAATGCCCGAAAAAAAGAATCGCTGGTAGTGGGTGATAATCTGGAAACCGATATTGACGGTGCCATTAATTTTGGGCTCGACTATATTTATTTTAACCCCAACAAAATAGAACACAAACGACAATTGATGAACGAAATATCTGACTTAAAAGAAATAACAACATGCTTAAAGTAA
- a CDS encoding MBL fold metallo-hydrolase — protein MLKVITIPFNPWQENTYIIAAENGECIIVDPGCLSPEEQEHLVTFLDDNKLTPVRLLNTHLHLDHVFGNHFVCEKYNLGAEAHKDDEFWLDQMVAYAAQMGVQIEQNPPALKGYLEHGQVIEFAGSTIQVRHIPGHSPGGVVFYMEKEKAVIAGDVIFRESVGRSDLPGGDFDTLISGIKTHLFTLPDETVVYSGHGPSSTIGHEKANNPFFY, from the coding sequence ATGCTTAAAGTAATTACAATACCCTTTAACCCCTGGCAAGAAAACACCTATATTATTGCTGCAGAAAACGGAGAGTGCATCATTGTGGATCCCGGTTGCCTCAGCCCAGAAGAACAAGAGCATCTGGTAACGTTTTTGGACGATAATAAATTAACACCCGTACGTTTGTTAAATACACACCTGCATTTAGACCATGTGTTTGGCAATCATTTTGTATGCGAAAAATATAATTTGGGTGCCGAAGCCCATAAAGACGATGAGTTCTGGTTAGACCAAATGGTGGCTTATGCGGCTCAAATGGGAGTTCAGATAGAGCAAAATCCGCCGGCACTTAAAGGATACCTGGAGCACGGTCAGGTGATTGAATTTGCCGGCTCTACCATTCAGGTACGGCATATTCCCGGACATTCGCCGGGCGGAGTGGTGTTTTATATGGAAAAAGAAAAGGCAGTAATAGCCGGAGATGTGATTTTTCGCGAAAGCGTGGGCAGATCCGATTTACCCGGTGGCGACTTTGATACACTGATTTCAGGGATAAAAACCCACCTGTTCACCTTGCCTGATGAAACCGTAGTTTACTCCGGACATGGCCCGTCATCTACTATTGGCCATGAAAAAGCAAACAACCCGTTTTTTTACTAA
- the yaaA gene encoding peroxide stress protein YaaA — MQIIISPAKSLDFETTVPYPGHSDFRFTEEPQKLVDKLNTYSTNKLARLMKISEKLAELNFMRFKEWHYPFDPEKGKQAVFAFKGDVFQGLDAYSLTAQDVDYMQQKLRILSGLYGLLRPLDLILPYRLEMGTKLGVGRAKDLYAFWGNKITDMLKRDMADNHHRVLINLASNEYSKAVEMASLDAKVISPVFKDAKNGEYKLISFYAKKARGLMTRFIVQNKIVDPDQILAFDLDGYYYNSQLSTELKPVFTRDHS, encoded by the coding sequence ATGCAAATAATTATTTCCCCCGCCAAATCGCTGGATTTTGAAACAACTGTGCCCTATCCGGGGCACAGTGATTTTAGATTCACCGAGGAACCGCAAAAACTGGTGGATAAACTAAACACCTACTCGACAAATAAGTTGGCCAGGCTTATGAAGATAAGCGAAAAGCTGGCCGAATTAAATTTTATGCGCTTTAAAGAGTGGCATTACCCCTTCGATCCCGAAAAAGGCAAACAAGCGGTGTTTGCTTTTAAGGGAGATGTTTTTCAGGGTTTGGATGCCTATTCATTGACGGCGCAAGATGTTGACTACATGCAGCAGAAATTACGGATATTGTCAGGACTATACGGATTGCTTCGCCCGCTTGATTTGATTTTGCCTTATCGGTTAGAGATGGGCACCAAATTGGGTGTAGGCCGTGCAAAGGACCTTTATGCTTTTTGGGGCAATAAAATTACTGATATGTTAAAGAGGGACATGGCCGATAACCATCACAGGGTGCTCATAAACCTGGCTTCAAATGAGTATTCTAAAGCCGTAGAGATGGCAAGTTTAGATGCAAAGGTGATTAGTCCTGTTTTTAAAGATGCCAAAAATGGGGAGTACAAATTAATTAGTTTTTATGCAAAAAAGGCTCGGGGGCTGATGACACGTTTTATCGTGCAAAACAAAATTGTGGATCCTGACCAGATCCTGGCATTCGATTTGGACGGGTACTATTACAACAGCCAACTGTCTACAGAACTGAAGCCTGTATTTACACGCGATCATTCATGA
- a CDS encoding DMT family transporter — translation MSKTSVFSRTSVFPVVYIVMSMVFWALSFVWIKVAYQSFDPITTVLFRLIISAGLLFGFLTITNRLKAIKKEDYKPILMLSFFEPFLYFMGESFGVKLVSSTLAAVIVSTIPLFATLFAFLFLKEKVTPLAVLGIVISFFGVGIMIFENGFELNASLLGILLMLVAVLSTIGYSLTLKNLSQKYSAINIVAYQNFIGIFMFAPFFFIWEYKGLINTNITGDSWIAVFQLAVFASSLAFIFFTKAIKFLGVAKTNMFTNLIPVFTALFAWWIIGDAIDTQKAMGIATVVMGLFVSQIKKRNNGARFRKIPTVSQQQSQGE, via the coding sequence ATGTCAAAAACGAGTGTATTCTCGCGAACAAGTGTATTTCCGGTAGTATATATAGTAATGTCCATGGTTTTTTGGGCACTATCGTTCGTGTGGATAAAAGTAGCCTACCAGTCGTTTGACCCCATAACCACTGTTTTGTTCAGGTTGATAATAAGTGCCGGTCTTTTATTTGGTTTTTTAACGATAACAAATAGGTTGAAAGCCATAAAAAAGGAAGATTATAAACCGATTTTGATGCTTTCATTTTTTGAGCCTTTTTTATATTTTATGGGCGAGAGCTTTGGTGTAAAATTGGTGTCCAGCACACTGGCGGCCGTTATCGTATCTACCATTCCATTGTTTGCCACACTGTTTGCTTTTTTGTTTTTAAAGGAGAAGGTTACTCCATTAGCCGTGTTGGGTATTGTTATCTCATTTTTTGGCGTAGGCATCATGATATTCGAAAATGGTTTTGAGCTCAATGCCTCTCTGTTGGGCATCCTGCTTATGCTGGTGGCGGTGCTAAGTACCATTGGATATTCGTTAACACTTAAAAATCTTTCACAAAAATATTCGGCAATCAATATTGTCGCGTATCAAAATTTTATTGGTATTTTCATGTTTGCACCATTCTTTTTTATATGGGAATACAAGGGCTTGATAAATACCAACATCACTGGAGATTCATGGATAGCGGTGTTTCAACTGGCAGTGTTTGCCTCGTCGCTGGCCTTTATTTTTTTTACCAAGGCCATTAAGTTTTTGGGAGTGGCCAAAACCAATATGTTCACCAACCTTATTCCGGTGTTTACGGCTTTATTTGCCTGGTGGATTATAGGGGATGCCATTGATACGCAGAAAGCCATGGGTATTGCAACAGTGGTGATGGGATTATTTGTGTCGCAGATTAAAAAAAGAAATAATGGAGCTCGATTTAGAAAGATACCAACAGTTAGCCAACAACAAAGCCAGGGAGAATAA
- a CDS encoding YkgJ family cysteine cluster protein — protein MELDLERYQQLANNKARENKTFVTRLRKKKPKTLDHVVYAAHVKAFEKINCLNCANCCKSISPIVIDRDIDRIAKRLKMKRPELIDMYFEIDEDEDYVFKQSPCPFLMPDNYCMIYEVRPRACREYPHTDRKRFYQLLNLSYRNAFVCPAVYEVLETLKQEY, from the coding sequence ATGGAGCTCGATTTAGAAAGATACCAACAGTTAGCCAACAACAAAGCCAGGGAGAATAAAACTTTTGTTACTCGACTGAGGAAAAAGAAGCCCAAAACCCTGGATCATGTCGTTTATGCTGCACACGTAAAAGCCTTTGAAAAAATAAATTGCCTCAACTGTGCCAATTGCTGTAAGTCCATCAGCCCCATTGTTATCGATAGGGATATAGATCGGATAGCCAAACGCTTAAAAATGAAGCGACCCGAGCTGATTGACATGTATTTTGAAATAGACGAAGACGAGGATTATGTGTTTAAGCAAAGCCCCTGTCCTTTTTTAATGCCCGACAATTACTGCATGATATACGAAGTGCGACCGCGCGCCTGCCGCGAATATCCCCATACCGACCGCAAGCGCTTTTACCAGCTTTTAAACCTAAGTTACCGGAACGCCTTTGTATGTCCGGCGGTTTACGAAGTGCTGGAGACCTTAAAGCAGGAGTATTAA
- the porQ gene encoding type IX secretion system protein PorQ has product MQKYLYMALLVATVQTISAQRGGENTYDFLNLTNSARVAALGGANVSIADSDMNLAYHNPALLQKEMDNALVLNFVPYMSSINYGYVGYARHFDNIGSFSFGVHNINYGDFEHTNDIGENMGVVTAAEYSFNLTYARQLSPRLSMGLTAKPIYSKFDVYTSFGLAADFGVNYYHAESNFSMGIVLKNVGSQISSYNDVHETMPSDLQIGFSKSLAHAPFRFSLTAQNLLNWDLTYKLYDAQNTSSSALGEESTESGFGDKLMRHMVVGVEFMPSKSFHVDFGYNHRRRKELGYAERMSTAGFSWGFGFKVYKFLFSYGSARYHLGGSSNHFSIATNFSSFK; this is encoded by the coding sequence ATGCAAAAGTATTTATATATGGCATTGTTGGTAGCTACAGTACAAACCATCAGTGCCCAACGCGGAGGAGAGAACACCTACGACTTTTTAAACCTGACCAACTCGGCTCGGGTGGCCGCTTTAGGTGGAGCTAACGTGTCAATTGCCGATAGCGACATGAATTTAGCCTATCACAACCCCGCACTATTGCAAAAGGAGATGGACAATGCGCTGGTGCTTAATTTTGTACCTTACATGTCCAGTATAAACTACGGATATGTTGGCTATGCCAGACACTTTGACAATATTGGATCGTTTAGTTTTGGGGTGCACAATATTAATTACGGCGATTTTGAGCACACCAATGATATTGGAGAGAACATGGGTGTAGTTACCGCTGCCGAATATTCTTTTAATCTGACCTACGCCCGTCAATTGTCGCCGCGTTTATCCATGGGGCTTACTGCCAAACCTATTTACTCTAAGTTCGATGTATATACCTCTTTTGGATTGGCCGCTGATTTTGGGGTTAATTATTACCATGCCGAAAGTAATTTCTCGATGGGCATAGTACTAAAAAATGTAGGTTCGCAAATTTCATCGTATAACGATGTGCACGAAACGATGCCTTCGGATTTGCAGATAGGTTTTAGTAAAAGCTTGGCACATGCCCCTTTCCGTTTTTCCCTGACAGCTCAAAATCTTTTAAACTGGGATCTTACTTACAAACTTTACGATGCGCAGAATACCAGTAGTTCTGCCCTGGGCGAGGAATCCACCGAAAGTGGATTTGGCGATAAGCTGATGCGGCATATGGTGGTGGGTGTAGAGTTTATGCCGTCTAAAAGTTTTCATGTAGATTTTGGATACAACCACCGCAGACGGAAAGAGTTGGGATATGCAGAACGCATGTCGACAGCCGGATTTTCGTGGGGGTTTGGATTTAAGGTGTATAAATTTTTATTTTCATATGGATCGGCCCGATATCATCTGGGCGGTTCGTCTAACCACTTTTCAATAGCTACTAACTTTTCCAGCTTTAAGTAA
- the cmk gene encoding (d)CMP kinase — protein MTKVNTKLIIAIDGYSSCGKSTVAKDLAKLLNIVFIDSGAMYRCVTLYALQNGIIKNGIIDEDLLIEALHHIQISFKFDAQSKTNQTYLNGKLVENEIRGPEVSDNVSQISAIAFVRKKMVELQQAMGQTQSIVMDGRDIGTVVFPHADLKLFMTASPEIRAQRRFKEYQEKKQNIPFEEVLKNVEKRDHMDETREESPLKRADDALVLDNSELTKQEQLDFIVDQLRVRKLID, from the coding sequence ATGACAAAAGTAAATACCAAATTGATTATTGCCATCGACGGTTATTCATCGTGTGGTAAAAGTACAGTGGCCAAGGATTTAGCCAAGCTGCTGAATATTGTTTTTATCGATTCCGGAGCGATGTATCGTTGCGTAACGTTATACGCGCTGCAAAATGGAATTATAAAAAATGGCATTATCGATGAGGATTTATTAATAGAAGCCTTACATCATATTCAAATATCATTTAAGTTCGATGCCCAAAGCAAAACCAACCAAACTTACCTGAATGGTAAGTTGGTGGAAAACGAAATAAGAGGACCCGAAGTGAGCGATAATGTAAGCCAGATTAGTGCCATCGCTTTTGTACGTAAAAAGATGGTGGAGCTGCAGCAGGCTATGGGGCAAACTCAGAGTATAGTGATGGACGGACGAGATATAGGCACCGTGGTGTTTCCTCATGCCGATTTAAAACTATTTATGACCGCATCACCCGAAATTAGGGCACAACGACGTTTTAAAGAGTATCAGGAAAAAAAGCAAAACATCCCCTTTGAAGAGGTACTCAAAAATGTTGAAAAACGTGATCATATGGATGAAACCCGCGAAGAAAGCCCATTGAAGAGAGCCGATGATGCCCTGGTGCTCGACAATAGTGAATTGACTAAACAGGAACAATTAGACTTTATCGTGGATCAACTTAGAGTGCGTAAGTTGATTGACTGA
- a CDS encoding 4-hydroxy-3-methylbut-2-enyl diphosphate reductase: MSSVLIEIDPASGFCFGVVKAVEKAEAHLKPGSQQTGGDRKENEKLYSLGDIVHNDMEVNRLSDKGLDSISNDDLSSLDNKKILIRAHGEPPSTYQKAKEKGHTLIDATCPVVLKLQQRIKNSWLSLKDKNGQLVIYGRHGHAEVVGLTGQTNNEAIVVESMEEAKKIDLGRPIHFYAQTTKGIEEFDRIAAFFKENIQPGVECKAFDTICRQVAGRLPKIMRFAKSHDVMVFVAGQKSSNAKMLFAKCQAANPRSYMVSNATELMKDWFKEPLGSVGVSGATSTPPWLMEQVAQQIGLITKDK, encoded by the coding sequence ATGTCTTCAGTACTTATAGAAATAGATCCTGCCTCAGGGTTTTGCTTTGGGGTGGTAAAAGCCGTGGAGAAAGCCGAAGCCCATTTAAAGCCGGGCTCCCAGCAAACCGGAGGCGACCGAAAGGAAAACGAGAAACTGTATTCGTTGGGGGATATTGTGCACAATGATATGGAGGTGAATCGACTGAGCGATAAGGGTTTGGATTCGATATCGAACGACGATCTATCCAGCTTGGATAATAAAAAAATATTAATACGGGCTCACGGCGAGCCCCCCTCTACCTATCAAAAAGCAAAGGAGAAAGGACATACACTGATTGATGCCACTTGTCCTGTGGTGTTGAAACTGCAGCAAAGGATAAAAAATTCGTGGCTTAGCTTAAAAGATAAAAATGGGCAGCTGGTTATTTACGGCAGACATGGACATGCCGAAGTGGTGGGGCTAACAGGTCAAACCAATAACGAAGCTATTGTAGTGGAATCTATGGAAGAGGCAAAAAAAATAGACTTAGGACGACCGATTCATTTTTACGCCCAGACCACTAAGGGTATTGAGGAGTTCGACCGTATAGCGGCCTTCTTTAAAGAAAATATACAGCCTGGTGTGGAGTGTAAAGCTTTTGATACAATTTGCCGTCAAGTGGCAGGGCGATTACCAAAAATTATGCGTTTCGCCAAAAGTCACGATGTAATGGTGTTTGTTGCCGGGCAAAAGAGCAGCAATGCAAAAATGCTGTTTGCCAAATGCCAGGCAGCCAATCCGCGTTCGTACATGGTAAGTAATGCCACCGAGTTGATGAAGGATTGGTTTAAAGAACCACTGGGTTCTGTTGGAGTTAGCGGAGCTACTTCTACACCCCCCTGGCTGATGGAGCAGGTAGCACAACAGATAGGATTAATAACAAAAGACAAATAA
- the pfkA gene encoding 6-phosphofructokinase: protein MGRLKKVGILTSGGDAPGMNAAIRAVVRAAICSNMEVVGIMQGFHGMINNIVEPMNSRSVSNIIHKGGTILKSARSQEFRTPEGRKQAFDNLVENGIDSLVVIGGDGTFNGARIFSSECNIPIVGIPGTIDNDLYGTDYTIGYDTALNTVVEAVDKIRDTAHAHSRIFFVEVMGRDAGFLALRSGIASGAEAILVPEIDMDYKQLYEYLEKGHNKDKSSSIVIVAEGEKINGGAIMLSEKIKKEYPSFDPRVTILGHIQRGGSPSAFDRVTASRMGVSAIEALNDGQRNVMLGLVNKEITLIPFNQALKHKKQLNPGLLELTRVLSI from the coding sequence ATGGGACGACTAAAAAAAGTAGGCATATTGACCTCGGGGGGAGATGCACCCGGAATGAATGCCGCCATACGCGCCGTTGTTAGAGCTGCTATTTGCAGCAACATGGAAGTAGTGGGCATTATGCAAGGTTTTCATGGTATGATAAATAACATCGTAGAGCCAATGAATTCCAGGTCTGTAAGCAACATTATACATAAAGGAGGAACGATATTAAAGTCGGCACGCAGTCAGGAGTTTAGAACACCCGAAGGGCGTAAGCAGGCTTTTGATAATTTAGTTGAGAACGGCATTGACTCTCTGGTGGTTATTGGAGGAGATGGCACTTTTAACGGAGCACGAATTTTTAGTAGCGAATGTAATATCCCTATTGTAGGCATACCGGGTACTATTGATAATGATTTGTACGGAACAGATTATACCATTGGCTACGATACAGCCTTGAATACTGTAGTGGAGGCGGTGGATAAAATCAGGGATACAGCTCACGCACATAGTCGCATATTTTTTGTGGAAGTGATGGGGCGCGATGCTGGCTTTTTAGCATTGCGAAGTGGCATCGCCTCAGGTGCCGAGGCTATACTCGTGCCCGAAATAGATATGGACTATAAACAACTGTACGAATACCTGGAAAAAGGTCATAATAAGGATAAAAGCAGTAGTATTGTGATAGTGGCGGAAGGTGAAAAAATTAATGGTGGCGCCATCATGTTGTCCGAAAAAATAAAAAAGGAATACCCCTCATTCGATCCGCGCGTTACTATTTTGGGTCACATACAGCGCGGAGGCTCCCCTTCTGCTTTCGATAGGGTTACGGCCAGCCGCATGGGGGTGTCAGCTATTGAAGCGCTCAACGATGGACAGCGTAATGTGATGCTTGGTTTGGTGAATAAGGAAATCACGCTGATACCTTTCAATCAGGCACTAAAACATAAAAAGCAATTGAATCCCGGACTTTTAGAACTTACCAGGGTATTATCCATATAA
- the hydE gene encoding [FeFe] hydrogenase H-cluster radical SAM maturase HydE, which translates to MWHNIMRDNIENILQKEEFDFKDIVALLQAEGKEQKLLFAKAQEVQLKHVGKKVFFRGLIEFSNVCSKNCYYCGIRKDNKKVDRYNLNDEEIIAAARFAHENKYASLVLQSGERSDQHFIERVDELLQKIKEITHNEIGITISLGEQSDETYRRWFRSGAHRYLLRIETTNEVLYKQIHPEDDEHDFENRLRCLNAIKEIGYQTGTGVMVGLPWQTYADLANDLLFMKKMDIDMCGMGPYVEHHDTPLFENKDILWPIKTRFSVTLNMIAVLRILMKDINIAAATALQAIDPMGREKALRVGANVIMPNITPSTHRKDYQLYQNKPCIDEGADDCGDCLSLRIEMAGREVGLGEWGDSKHFLNRKE; encoded by the coding sequence ATGTGGCATAACATTATGCGTGATAACATCGAAAATATACTTCAAAAAGAAGAATTCGATTTTAAAGATATAGTTGCTCTTTTACAGGCCGAGGGAAAGGAACAGAAGTTGTTGTTTGCCAAGGCGCAAGAGGTACAACTAAAGCATGTGGGCAAAAAAGTTTTTTTCCGCGGCTTAATTGAGTTTTCCAATGTATGCTCTAAAAACTGCTACTATTGTGGTATTCGTAAGGACAATAAAAAAGTGGACCGTTATAACCTTAACGATGAAGAGATTATTGCAGCGGCTCGATTTGCCCATGAAAATAAATATGCTTCGCTGGTACTTCAATCGGGTGAGCGCAGCGACCAGCACTTTATTGAAAGGGTGGATGAACTCTTGCAAAAAATAAAGGAAATAACCCACAACGAAATAGGCATTACCATTTCCTTAGGCGAGCAGAGCGACGAAACCTACCGCAGATGGTTCCGGAGTGGTGCTCATCGCTATCTGTTGCGCATAGAAACAACCAACGAAGTGCTTTACAAGCAAATTCATCCCGAAGACGACGAGCATGATTTTGAAAACAGGTTACGCTGCCTGAACGCCATAAAGGAAATAGGCTATCAGACCGGAACGGGTGTAATGGTAGGGCTTCCCTGGCAAACCTATGCGGATTTGGCCAACGACCTGCTGTTTATGAAAAAGATGGATATCGACATGTGCGGCATGGGGCCCTATGTTGAGCATCATGATACGCCCTTGTTTGAAAACAAAGATATACTATGGCCAATAAAGACCCGATTTTCGGTAACCCTGAACATGATAGCTGTGCTGCGTATTTTAATGAAAGATATTAACATTGCTGCTGCCACGGCTCTGCAAGCCATCGACCCCATGGGTCGCGAAAAGGCATTGCGTGTGGGTGCCAACGTCATCATGCCCAACATCACGCCCAGCACCCATCGCAAAGATTATCAGCTTTATCAAAACAAACCCTGTATTGATGAAGGTGCAGATGATTGTGGCGACTGCCTATCCCTAAGGATTGAAATGGCCGGCCGCGAGGTGGGACTTGGTGAGTGGGGCGATTCGAAACATTTTTTAAATCGGAAAGAGTAG